One segment of Rhodopirellula baltica SH 1 DNA contains the following:
- a CDS encoding FAD-dependent oxidoreductase, whose product MLHESSDNAAFPRLTEEELACLEDIGTVRQFSDGEQLFDLGEMDYSFFAIRSGAVSILDHSHGEPREVALHEANSFAGDVDLLTGRPAVISAVARGDCETIEVTACRIRRMLGEIPSLSDKLLDAFQLRRARLEASGFLGIRLAGSSHSKETMHLQEFFYKNKVPHTLFDTDTDAGKELLREWDVAENETPVLGCGKRVVRKPSLADVAECLGICRDIPDELYDVLIVGAGPAGLAAAVYGASEGLRTLVVDRMGPGGQAGQSSRIENYMGFPSGLTGADLANRGYLQALKFGAQFTAPVSVASIVRDDKGVHVVSFCTGQKVRTRTVLIATGASYQRLPLDACERYEGMGVYYSATSVEARLCRESTAVVVGGGNSAGQAAMFLSQHANDVRLLLRGNDLRKGMSSYLADRIEKQSNIEVMCHTEICEMAGDKHLERVEIRNNQTEERATLECPSAFIFVGAKPHTEWLPDSVALDDRGFVMTGPMIHHHDKLPEGRTPCELETTSPGVFACGDVRSGTTKRCAFAVGDGALAITCVHQYLQ is encoded by the coding sequence ATGCTTCACGAATCGTCTGACAACGCAGCGTTTCCTCGTTTGACCGAGGAAGAGTTGGCGTGTCTGGAAGACATTGGAACTGTTCGCCAGTTCTCCGATGGCGAGCAACTGTTTGATCTCGGCGAAATGGATTATTCTTTTTTCGCGATCAGATCGGGTGCGGTCAGTATCTTGGATCATTCTCACGGCGAACCTCGCGAGGTCGCTCTGCACGAGGCCAATTCGTTCGCCGGTGATGTCGATTTGCTCACCGGACGTCCCGCGGTGATCAGCGCGGTTGCCAGGGGTGATTGTGAAACGATCGAAGTGACGGCCTGTCGTATCCGCCGCATGCTGGGTGAAATCCCAAGTTTGAGCGACAAATTGCTCGATGCGTTTCAGCTGCGTCGCGCACGGTTGGAAGCGTCTGGATTTTTGGGGATTCGTTTGGCGGGATCGAGTCATTCGAAAGAGACGATGCACCTGCAAGAGTTCTTCTACAAGAACAAAGTTCCTCACACTCTGTTTGACACGGACACCGACGCGGGCAAGGAGTTGCTGCGCGAGTGGGATGTTGCCGAGAACGAAACTCCGGTGTTGGGATGCGGCAAGCGTGTGGTCCGCAAACCATCGCTCGCCGATGTTGCCGAGTGTTTGGGGATTTGTCGCGACATTCCTGATGAGCTTTACGATGTGTTGATCGTCGGCGCGGGACCAGCTGGTTTGGCCGCGGCGGTTTATGGAGCATCCGAAGGTTTGCGGACATTGGTTGTTGATCGAATGGGACCGGGCGGCCAAGCAGGACAAAGTTCGCGAATTGAAAACTACATGGGGTTTCCCTCGGGTTTGACCGGTGCAGATCTGGCCAATCGCGGGTATCTGCAAGCGTTGAAGTTTGGGGCACAGTTCACCGCACCGGTTTCTGTCGCGTCGATCGTGCGAGACGACAAGGGTGTTCACGTCGTCAGCTTTTGCACCGGCCAAAAGGTTCGAACACGCACCGTTTTGATCGCGACTGGTGCGTCCTATCAACGATTGCCTCTGGACGCTTGCGAACGGTATGAAGGCATGGGGGTGTATTACTCCGCCACATCCGTCGAGGCGAGACTGTGCCGAGAATCGACCGCGGTCGTGGTCGGAGGCGGAAACTCGGCCGGGCAAGCAGCAATGTTTTTGTCGCAACATGCCAATGACGTCCGTTTGCTTCTTCGCGGGAACGATCTTCGCAAAGGCATGTCGAGTTACTTGGCGGATCGGATCGAAAAACAATCGAACATTGAAGTGATGTGTCACACCGAGATCTGCGAGATGGCGGGTGACAAGCATTTGGAACGCGTTGAAATTCGAAACAACCAAACCGAAGAACGCGCGACGTTGGAATGTCCATCGGCGTTCATCTTTGTCGGTGCGAAGCCTCACACCGAATGGTTACCTGATTCGGTGGCTTTGGACGACCGCGGCTTTGTGATGACGGGTCCGATGATCCATCACCACGACAAACTGCCGGAAGGACGCACGCCATGCGAATTGGAAACGACCAGCCCGGGTGTGTTCGCTTGCGGTGATGTTCGCAGCGGAACGACCAAGCGGTGTGCGTTCGCGGTGGGTGACGGGGCGTTGGCGATCACTTGCGTGCATCAGTATTTGCAGTGA
- a CDS encoding c-type cytochrome domain-containing protein translates to MSPTFGHWRFRITLALFAAMLGQSVNRTAVFAQQPPEQLTEFLELNCTYCHDADTREGDLDLDSLTLELVGQSSKTIRQ, encoded by the coding sequence ATGTCTCCCACATTCGGCCATTGGCGTTTCCGAATCACACTCGCATTGTTCGCGGCAATGCTCGGACAATCCGTGAATCGGACGGCAGTCTTTGCCCAGCAACCTCCCGAGCAACTCACCGAGTTCCTGGAACTGAACTGCACCTACTGTCACGATGCAGACACTCGGGAAGGTGACTTGGACCTGGATTCGTTGACATTGGAACTGGTTGGGCAATCATCAAAGACAATTCGCCAGTAA
- a CDS encoding DUF58 domain-containing protein, whose translation MTDNGNAADSTSGPPAPSRWLTIVVVCAIVVFLGMVAGAGLWMTAAITVASVVAIGNWVATQWSAGVVAVRLDSPEEGRDLEVVIGSLIPVTVEVTNQGKLPVAWVLAEDLIPRGATQQARQADGMVLDPRTTPLPIEGARLAVMALLPGQSKRIEYSVRCHRRGYFQIGPTVLETGDPVGMFRRYRLGARPMFVTVLPKVQLLSTYEIGSRRPIGEIKIRASSMTDPTRLRGIRQWQIGDPLRSVHWAATARTGTLHSKVYEPSSVAGATIILDLHVDTNPDQHEPLRTDLTITTAASIAAALHDAGEPFGLATNGRDAADRIRTEGFRGDHRVRDASVKAASLKQLNERLRPVIVNVDRGPVHLKEMFRTLARLERTDGLTLAEFLVETESQLSSETTMLVMLQQATEADIAALVGLSRRGWAIAVVINTLDIDRYSRMAGPLLAERIHVSHLQSEDSIMDVCRAQMAR comes from the coding sequence ATGACGGACAATGGCAACGCTGCGGATTCCACTTCCGGTCCGCCCGCTCCTTCGCGTTGGCTGACGATCGTTGTCGTGTGCGCGATCGTTGTCTTCTTGGGAATGGTCGCTGGTGCAGGATTGTGGATGACCGCCGCGATCACCGTGGCCTCCGTCGTTGCAATCGGCAACTGGGTTGCGACGCAGTGGTCCGCCGGAGTTGTTGCCGTTCGTTTGGACTCGCCCGAAGAAGGCCGTGATCTCGAAGTCGTGATTGGATCGTTGATCCCCGTCACCGTCGAAGTCACTAACCAAGGCAAATTGCCCGTCGCGTGGGTCTTGGCCGAAGATTTGATTCCTCGCGGAGCGACACAACAAGCCCGCCAAGCGGACGGCATGGTACTCGACCCACGCACCACGCCGCTGCCCATCGAAGGCGCTCGGTTGGCCGTCATGGCGTTATTGCCCGGCCAATCAAAACGCATTGAATACTCGGTGCGTTGTCACCGGCGAGGATACTTTCAGATCGGTCCGACGGTGTTGGAAACCGGCGACCCGGTTGGAATGTTTCGCCGTTATCGGTTGGGGGCACGCCCCATGTTTGTGACTGTCCTTCCCAAAGTCCAACTGCTTTCAACCTATGAAATTGGCTCGCGTCGACCCATTGGCGAGATCAAAATCCGTGCCTCTTCGATGACCGATCCAACACGTCTGCGAGGCATCCGGCAATGGCAGATCGGTGATCCATTGCGCAGTGTTCACTGGGCGGCCACCGCCCGAACCGGAACGTTGCATAGCAAAGTCTACGAGCCATCTTCCGTTGCCGGCGCGACAATCATTCTGGATCTGCACGTCGACACCAATCCGGACCAACACGAACCGCTTCGCACTGACCTGACGATCACGACCGCGGCTTCCATCGCGGCGGCGCTGCATGATGCGGGCGAGCCCTTTGGATTGGCGACAAACGGCCGAGATGCCGCCGATCGAATTCGAACCGAAGGTTTCCGAGGGGACCACCGGGTGCGAGATGCTTCTGTCAAAGCCGCTTCCCTGAAACAACTCAACGAACGATTGCGACCAGTCATTGTCAACGTCGATCGTGGGCCGGTGCATCTAAAAGAAATGTTTCGAACGCTGGCACGTCTCGAACGCACCGATGGCCTGACACTGGCCGAGTTCCTCGTGGAAACTGAATCGCAGCTTTCCAGCGAAACGACCATGTTGGTGATGCTGCAGCAAGCCACCGAAGCCGACATCGCCGCGTTGGTTGGTCTATCACGTCGCGGATGGGCGATCGCCGTTGTGATCAACACACTCGACATCGATCGCTATTCCCGCATGGCCGGTCCGCTGCTGGCCGAACGCATTCACGTCAGCCATTTACAAAGCGAAGACAGCATCATGGACGTCTGCCGAGCCCAGATGGCTCGCTGA
- a CDS encoding AAA family ATPase, with product MNSKATPPAASRGNANPPPAPASKPANGAPVDVSAVAELSKRVIGNVENAIVGKRKQLVLSMVAWLSGGHILLEDVPGVAKTMLARALAKSLGCHFKRVQCTPDLLPTDVTGTSIFNQKNSEFEFRPGPVFTQILLADEINRATPRTQASLLEAMAEARVTVDGKSYTLNPPFLVIATQNPVDHEGTFPLPEAQLDRFLMRFSLGYPSIEEELRMLDLLQFKHPVDSMTAVATAEQLVAAQQAIRSVHVDPRVRHYLLQIVHQTRNNENLALGGSPRATIALFRCSQAMAAIRGRTFVTPDDVKKIIAPVMNHRLILRPESRLRKLTTEKVLEEILSEIAVPTISS from the coding sequence TTGAATTCCAAAGCGACCCCACCCGCTGCTTCTCGCGGCAACGCAAACCCACCGCCTGCCCCCGCGTCCAAGCCAGCAAACGGTGCCCCCGTCGACGTCTCCGCGGTCGCGGAACTATCCAAACGCGTCATCGGCAACGTCGAAAATGCGATCGTAGGAAAGCGAAAGCAACTGGTCCTTTCGATGGTCGCCTGGCTCAGCGGCGGACACATTCTTCTCGAAGACGTCCCCGGTGTGGCGAAAACGATGCTCGCCCGAGCCCTCGCGAAAAGCCTCGGATGCCACTTCAAACGAGTCCAGTGCACCCCCGACTTGTTGCCCACCGATGTCACCGGCACATCGATCTTCAACCAAAAGAATTCTGAATTTGAATTCCGCCCCGGTCCGGTCTTCACCCAGATTCTGCTCGCCGACGAAATCAACCGGGCAACGCCACGAACACAGGCATCGTTGCTCGAAGCGATGGCGGAAGCTCGCGTCACCGTCGACGGAAAATCCTACACGCTCAATCCGCCGTTCTTGGTCATTGCAACACAAAACCCTGTCGATCACGAAGGCACGTTCCCTCTTCCGGAAGCACAACTCGATCGTTTCTTGATGCGGTTCTCTCTGGGTTACCCATCGATCGAAGAAGAATTGCGAATGCTTGATCTGCTGCAATTCAAACATCCAGTTGATTCGATGACCGCCGTTGCTACCGCCGAACAATTGGTCGCGGCGCAGCAAGCGATTCGATCCGTTCACGTCGACCCACGTGTCCGGCACTACTTGCTTCAAATCGTTCACCAAACTCGGAACAACGAAAACCTCGCTCTCGGAGGCAGTCCCCGAGCAACGATCGCGTTGTTCCGATGCAGCCAAGCGATGGCGGCCATCCGCGGTCGAACCTTTGTAACTCCCGACGATGTCAAGAAGATCATCGCACCCGTCATGAATCACCGATTGATCCTTCGACCCGAAAGCCGCCTGCGAAAGCTGACCACGGAAAAAGTCCTGGAAGAAATCCTCAGCGAAATCGCGGTGCCAACCATCTCATCATGA
- a CDS encoding response regulator, producing the protein MVDAGMIPTVLVTDDDADFRGVVCEALVRGGVQTQQAADGDEALRVIEKTAIHMVLLDVHMPRVTGLDVMRILSQRPNAMPYVLMSALMDEAIEREAARMRAYKILRKPVRLGKLREIVCGGLAEAYGWRPPE; encoded by the coding sequence ATGGTCGACGCTGGCATGATCCCAACAGTCTTGGTAACCGACGACGACGCCGATTTTCGCGGCGTGGTTTGCGAGGCTCTCGTGCGCGGTGGTGTGCAAACGCAGCAGGCCGCTGACGGCGACGAGGCTCTTCGCGTCATTGAGAAGACCGCCATTCACATGGTGTTGCTGGACGTGCACATGCCGCGAGTGACGGGACTTGATGTGATGCGAATTTTGTCACAACGTCCCAACGCGATGCCGTACGTCCTGATGAGCGCCTTGATGGACGAAGCGATCGAGCGAGAAGCGGCTCGGATGCGAGCCTACAAAATTCTTCGTAAGCCGGTGCGTTTGGGCAAGCTTCGTGAAATTGTGTGTGGCGGATTGGCGGAAGCCTACGGTTGGCGTCCGCCGGAATGA